In Fibrobacter sp. UWB15, the following proteins share a genomic window:
- a CDS encoding glycoside hydrolase family 18 protein → MKVLKHWINIAGTFLAIAGASSVWAAPLFIGYYPDWGKWHKPPYTVDKVPYEKLTHVLWSFITPNTDGSLKGDAADDPSALDSMVTLAHAAGTKVIVSLGGGGQSENFVPVASDDALRGKFVENLVQFVADHNLDGLDMDWEWEYNPVPEADTIAYSKLLTEVREALPKDKSLSAALPCSPYYGKWFTPEVLVKNLDWFGFMTYDMTGDWDEKAMFDSPLYPHEGYTTWSWEETRDYWKKRGVPTEKMVFGIPSFGFEFKGATGPGTDFTKGSAKQVAYKDIVKNTDWEYFYDSVAVEPYGVSSTGYITFEDPHSSAVKSRWVKENGYAGIMVWEVSHDYIEGTGNPILDSIAIALQDDGTAIKKIRNGNIRTNSATGKQIDIRGHRVQGKKSIILLDSKRSRR, encoded by the coding sequence ATGAAAGTTCTTAAGCATTGGATAAATATTGCCGGTACATTTTTAGCCATCGCCGGAGCCTCTTCGGTATGGGCAGCACCCCTGTTCATTGGCTACTACCCCGATTGGGGAAAATGGCACAAGCCCCCATACACAGTAGACAAGGTTCCGTATGAAAAATTGACTCATGTGCTGTGGAGTTTCATTACACCGAATACGGATGGTTCGCTCAAAGGCGATGCCGCTGACGATCCGAGCGCGCTTGATTCCATGGTAACGCTCGCACATGCCGCGGGCACCAAGGTAATTGTCTCGCTCGGCGGTGGCGGACAAAGCGAAAATTTTGTTCCTGTCGCATCGGATGACGCTCTTCGTGGCAAGTTCGTCGAAAACCTTGTGCAATTCGTCGCCGACCATAACCTCGACGGTCTCGACATGGACTGGGAATGGGAATACAACCCCGTGCCCGAAGCCGACACGATTGCCTACAGCAAGTTGCTCACCGAAGTCCGTGAGGCTCTCCCCAAAGACAAGAGCCTTTCAGCAGCGCTCCCCTGCTCGCCCTATTACGGCAAATGGTTTACGCCCGAAGTCCTCGTGAAAAATCTGGACTGGTTCGGATTCATGACCTACGACATGACCGGCGACTGGGATGAAAAAGCCATGTTCGATTCGCCGCTTTACCCGCACGAAGGTTACACCACCTGGTCATGGGAAGAAACCCGCGACTATTGGAAAAAGCGCGGCGTTCCGACTGAAAAAATGGTCTTCGGAATCCCCTCATTCGGGTTTGAATTCAAGGGCGCCACGGGCCCCGGCACCGATTTCACCAAGGGTTCTGCAAAGCAAGTCGCCTACAAAGATATTGTCAAGAACACCGACTGGGAATATTTCTACGACAGCGTCGCCGTAGAACCCTACGGCGTATCGTCCACCGGCTACATCACCTTCGAAGACCCGCACTCTTCTGCCGTCAAAAGCCGCTGGGTCAAAGAAAACGGCTACGCGGGCATCATGGTCTGGGAAGTTTCGCACGACTACATCGAAGGCACCGGCAACCCGATTCTCGACAGCATCGCCATCGCTCTGCAAGACGACGGCACCGCAATCAAAAAGATTCGCAATGGCAATATTCGCACAAACAGCGCTACCGGCAAACAAATCGATATTCGCGGGCACCGAGTTCAAGGCAAAAAATCCATAATTTTACTTGACTCCAAACGCTCAAGGCGATAG
- the der gene encoding ribosome biogenesis GTPase Der: protein MKLPVVCIVGRPNVGKSSLFNRILGRRAAVVSDRDGVTRDRHYQTANYKGHEFTVVDTGGFLPDDSIDVLADSVRTQIFNAVEESDLVLFMVDVRVGITKLDEQFARMVRKLDKKVILVANKSENGADRQESYEFLKLGFGLPRTISALTGYACLSLMDEVVAVLPTPVRGERREERPIRFAILGRPNAGKSTLLNRLLNEDRAVVSDIPGTTRDSIDCDFAVDGQKFVVTDTAGLRKKAKVEDEVEIFSNMRTLESIRRSDVSVLMVDCTRGLEVQDFRIITEIRKAGKGLVLVLNKWDIFPDKTEKSFDHMVKEMLEREPMLEYVPIISASAKEGQRVNRIVQAIQTVYANCRRVLGRDRVATAFASFLEKNPVPSQNARTVQLTRACQIMVEPPVIAIETRTPELVADSYKRYLLKQFYEEFQLQGAPLRLNFDQKLTLRKDEDLEQFTESSNSVLAGVNPQRDLDRKNRKGKVVRH from the coding sequence ATGAAATTACCTGTCGTATGTATTGTTGGACGCCCGAACGTGGGCAAGTCCTCTCTTTTTAACCGAATCTTGGGGCGTCGTGCCGCAGTCGTTTCTGACCGCGACGGCGTGACCCGCGATAGGCATTACCAGACGGCCAATTACAAGGGCCATGAATTTACGGTGGTCGATACCGGCGGATTCTTGCCGGACGATTCCATCGACGTGCTCGCCGATAGCGTGCGCACGCAGATTTTTAATGCCGTCGAAGAGTCCGATTTGGTACTCTTTATGGTCGATGTCCGCGTGGGCATTACCAAGCTCGACGAACAGTTTGCCCGTATGGTCCGCAAGCTCGACAAGAAGGTGATTCTTGTTGCGAACAAGAGCGAAAACGGTGCCGATCGTCAAGAAAGCTACGAGTTCCTGAAACTCGGTTTTGGCTTGCCTCGTACTATCAGCGCACTCACGGGCTATGCCTGCCTTTCGTTGATGGACGAAGTTGTTGCGGTGCTTCCGACTCCCGTTCGCGGTGAACGTCGCGAAGAGCGCCCGATCCGTTTTGCCATTCTTGGCCGCCCGAATGCCGGTAAGAGCACGCTCTTGAACCGCTTGCTGAACGAAGACCGTGCCGTGGTGTCCGATATTCCGGGTACGACCCGCGACTCCATTGACTGCGACTTTGCGGTTGATGGCCAGAAGTTCGTGGTGACCGATACGGCTGGCCTCCGCAAGAAGGCGAAGGTCGAAGACGAAGTTGAAATTTTCAGCAACATGCGTACCCTCGAAAGTATCCGCCGTTCCGACGTGTCGGTACTTATGGTAGACTGCACCCGCGGTCTCGAAGTCCAGGACTTCCGCATTATTACCGAAATCCGCAAGGCGGGCAAGGGCTTGGTGCTCGTGCTCAACAAGTGGGATATTTTCCCGGACAAGACCGAAAAATCCTTTGACCACATGGTCAAGGAAATGCTCGAACGCGAACCGATGCTTGAATACGTGCCGATTATTTCGGCGAGTGCCAAGGAAGGCCAACGCGTTAACCGCATTGTCCAGGCCATTCAGACGGTGTATGCCAACTGCCGTCGCGTCCTTGGCCGCGACCGCGTCGCTACCGCCTTTGCAAGTTTCTTGGAAAAGAATCCGGTGCCGAGCCAGAACGCCCGTACCGTTCAGCTTACCCGTGCCTGCCAGATTATGGTGGAACCGCCGGTAATCGCTATCGAAACCCGTACGCCGGAACTGGTGGCCGATTCTTACAAGCGCTACTTGCTCAAACAGTTTTACGAAGAATTCCAGCTGCAGGGTGCGCCCCTCCGCTTGAACTTTGACCAGAAATTAACCCTTAGAAAGGATGAAGATCTTGAACAGTTTACTGAGTCTTCCAATAGCGTACTTGCTGGGGTCAATCCCCAGCGCGATCTGGATCGCAAAAATCGCAAAGGGAAAGTCGTTCGACATTAG
- the plsY gene encoding glycerol-3-phosphate 1-O-acyltransferase PlsY, with translation MLGSIPSAIWIAKIAKGKSFDIRDYGSKNAGLTNTFRVLGWKPALPVVFLDLLKGFFGPWIAMKMCEAQVAAGGADYSHWVPLVAGLLVILGHSFTCFAGFRGGKGVLAALGVFLALCPITALSAFGVWIILTFSTKYVSVGSIGACVALGAFAVMGYLKLPFPPDDINLGLMITCLIVAVFVIVKHKSNIKRLMNGTENGFGSKRKTPKA, from the coding sequence TTGCTGGGGTCAATCCCCAGCGCGATCTGGATCGCAAAAATCGCAAAGGGAAAGTCGTTCGACATTAGAGACTACGGCTCCAAGAATGCGGGCCTCACCAACACGTTCCGCGTGCTCGGTTGGAAACCCGCCCTTCCGGTTGTTTTTCTTGATTTGCTCAAGGGTTTCTTTGGCCCGTGGATTGCCATGAAAATGTGCGAAGCCCAGGTGGCAGCCGGTGGTGCTGATTATTCTCACTGGGTTCCGCTTGTTGCAGGTCTCTTGGTGATTCTTGGTCACAGCTTCACTTGCTTTGCCGGTTTCCGCGGCGGTAAGGGCGTGCTTGCCGCTTTGGGTGTGTTCTTGGCCCTTTGCCCGATTACGGCTCTTAGCGCTTTCGGCGTGTGGATTATCCTTACGTTTTCGACCAAGTATGTGTCGGTGGGTAGCATTGGCGCCTGCGTCGCTCTCGGCGCATTTGCCGTGATGGGTTACCTTAAGTTGCCGTTCCCGCCCGACGATATTAACTTGGGCCTGATGATTACCTGCCTTATCGTGGCCGTTTTCGTGATTGTGAAGCACAAATCCAACATTAAGCGCCTTATGAACGGCACTGAAAACGGTTTTGGCAGCAAGCGCAAGACTCCTAAGGCGTAA
- a CDS encoding NAD(P)H-dependent glycerol-3-phosphate dehydrogenase produces the protein MKVTVLGTGGWGLSLGQVVYENKNEVMFWTNSQAEVDLLSTEHQYKDKLPGVIFPADFKYTTDMNAALEGCDMVLIVVPSQFMGGVAKNLGKWTPAKGKEPVVVCATKGILEGTNQLMSEVLLENVPWLTEDKMVAFSGPSHAEEVSRHILTAIVSACVNEESAKLVQKAMSCSYLRVYTSTDIVGVELCGSVKNVIAIASGVLYGLEAGGKYKIGDNTRAAILTRGQAEMCRLGKALGAKPETFAGLAGMGDLIVTCLSQHSRNRYVGEHIGKGETIEQVLGGMKMVAEGVPTCKSTKALADKLGVEMPIVNAVHALLFEGKNVDDVIKEMWGRELKTEVWE, from the coding sequence ATGAAGGTTACTGTACTTGGAACAGGTGGCTGGGGACTTTCCCTTGGCCAGGTGGTGTACGAAAATAAGAATGAAGTGATGTTCTGGACCAATTCCCAGGCCGAAGTGGACCTGCTCTCTACGGAACACCAGTACAAGGACAAACTCCCGGGCGTGATTTTCCCGGCAGACTTTAAGTATACGACCGATATGAACGCCGCCCTTGAAGGCTGCGATATGGTTTTGATTGTGGTGCCGAGCCAATTTATGGGTGGTGTCGCCAAGAATCTTGGCAAGTGGACTCCGGCCAAGGGCAAGGAACCGGTGGTGGTCTGTGCTACGAAGGGTATTCTCGAAGGCACGAACCAGCTCATGAGCGAAGTGCTCCTCGAAAACGTTCCTTGGCTCACCGAAGACAAAATGGTTGCCTTTAGTGGCCCGTCTCACGCCGAAGAAGTCAGCCGCCACATTCTGACGGCGATTGTCTCTGCTTGCGTGAACGAAGAATCTGCAAAGCTCGTGCAGAAGGCGATGAGCTGCTCTTACCTGCGTGTTTACACCTCTACCGATATCGTGGGTGTGGAACTCTGCGGTTCCGTGAAGAACGTAATCGCCATTGCTTCTGGTGTGCTTTATGGTCTCGAAGCCGGTGGCAAGTACAAGATTGGCGACAACACTCGTGCCGCTATCCTCACTCGCGGTCAGGCTGAAATGTGCCGTCTCGGTAAGGCTCTCGGCGCAAAGCCCGAAACCTTTGCTGGCCTTGCCGGTATGGGCGACTTGATTGTGACTTGCCTTTCTCAGCACAGCCGCAACCGCTATGTGGGTGAACACATCGGCAAGGGCGAAACTATCGAACAGGTCCTCGGCGGCATGAAGATGGTGGCCGAAGGCGTTCCGACTTGCAAGAGCACCAAGGCTCTCGCTGACAAGCTCGGCGTCGAAATGCCGATCGTAAATGCCGTTCACGCCCTCCTTTTCGAAGGCAAGAACGTGGACGATGTTATCAAGGAAATGTGGGGCCGCGAACTCAAGACGGAAGTCTGGGAATAA
- a CDS encoding lysylphosphatidylglycerol synthase transmembrane domain-containing protein — protein sequence MAANKTVSKLFVKRILQLIVSVGGFAYIFYKIPLASVAENWSLGMLPWVIATLVAATLIMVVQANRWKGLSVQGPEIPFKTYYAYTAMGYFFNNLLPTGFGGDALKSLAFGKKFNQTSQSISAVFLSRIQGLLAMFLCFFIALPFALNKAEIPFIYTVVMTIALLVCMAIVVLCLFSDKVPVPAVVLNKLTFIPKMQKSLSIYRLHKKQVVLSSLDSLWLQFLTLFMAYAYFRAVGQSIDISILVVFTSITTIVSMLPISLNGIGVREGVQVALFTGILGIPAPIVLSAGLLGYIPLLFQAIQGAIVLIISKK from the coding sequence ATGGCAGCCAATAAGACCGTTTCAAAGCTATTTGTCAAACGAATACTCCAGCTAATTGTTAGCGTGGGTGGTTTTGCCTACATTTTTTACAAGATTCCGCTTGCAAGCGTGGCTGAAAACTGGAGTCTCGGGATGCTACCTTGGGTCATCGCGACCCTCGTTGCGGCAACACTAATCATGGTCGTCCAGGCAAACCGCTGGAAAGGACTTTCGGTTCAAGGCCCCGAAATTCCGTTCAAGACCTATTATGCCTACACCGCCATGGGATACTTCTTTAACAATCTACTTCCCACAGGCTTTGGTGGCGACGCCTTAAAATCTTTGGCTTTCGGTAAAAAATTCAACCAAACGAGCCAATCCATTTCGGCAGTATTCCTTTCGCGCATCCAAGGCCTTTTGGCCATGTTCCTGTGCTTTTTCATAGCACTCCCCTTCGCCTTAAACAAAGCTGAAATTCCCTTTATTTACACGGTCGTCATGACAATCGCCCTTTTGGTCTGCATGGCCATTGTAGTTCTTTGCCTTTTTTCAGACAAAGTACCAGTACCGGCAGTCGTTTTAAACAAGCTAACCTTCATTCCTAAAATGCAGAAGAGCCTGTCCATTTACAGGCTGCATAAAAAACAAGTTGTTCTATCGTCTTTGGATTCCCTATGGTTGCAGTTTTTGACCCTTTTCATGGCTTACGCCTACTTTAGGGCAGTCGGTCAGAGCATAGACATCAGCATTTTGGTGGTTTTTACTAGCATAACCACCATCGTTTCGATGTTACCCATCTCTTTGAACGGTATTGGAGTCCGCGAAGGCGTTCAAGTGGCCCTTTTTACCGGTATTTTAGGAATTCCCGCCCCTATCGTGCTTTCCGCAGGACTTCTGGGCTACATTCCGCTGCTTTTCCAGGCAATTCAAGGTGCAATCGTGCTGATTATCAGCAAGAAATAG
- a CDS encoding bifunctional 2-polyprenyl-6-hydroxyphenol methylase/3-demethylubiquinol 3-O-methyltransferase UbiG: MYRNKARYDVAMLVPKDVKSVLEIGAGAGLNYVIYPKDAYKVAIEPENRTDTHTIDKVPGGFNEYHHVFYEQYTEDKKFDLVVMCDVLEHVNDPVDLINFCKKHLNPEGHILVSLPNFCCAENLLKIIITRDFRYFKPDEGEHALGVLDINHKTFWTKKSFVRFAKENGLEVEKIVGIRKQLKFMPGLLSHSSFIPFQYGFLTKLKK; encoded by the coding sequence ATGTACCGGAATAAAGCGCGTTACGATGTGGCCATGTTGGTGCCGAAAGATGTTAAAAGTGTCCTTGAAATTGGTGCTGGCGCTGGACTGAACTATGTGATTTATCCGAAAGACGCCTACAAGGTGGCGATTGAGCCCGAAAACAGGACAGATACCCATACGATAGACAAGGTTCCGGGCGGTTTTAACGAATACCACCATGTTTTCTATGAACAGTACACCGAAGACAAAAAGTTTGATCTCGTGGTCATGTGCGATGTGCTGGAACATGTGAACGATCCGGTGGATCTCATTAATTTCTGCAAGAAGCACCTCAATCCCGAAGGTCATATCCTCGTGTCGCTTCCGAATTTCTGCTGTGCCGAAAATCTCTTGAAAATCATCATCACCCGCGATTTCCGCTACTTTAAGCCGGACGAGGGTGAACATGCGTTGGGCGTTTTAGACATCAACCACAAGACCTTTTGGACCAAGAAGAGTTTTGTCCGTTTTGCCAAGGAAAACGGCCTTGAAGTTGAAAAAATCGTAGGTATTCGTAAACAGCTCAAGTTTATGCCGGGCCTTTTGAGCCATTCTAGCTTTATCCCGTTTCAGTACGGGTTCTTGACAAAACTAAAGAAATAA
- a CDS encoding glycosyltransferase family 1 protein — translation MSNTGNKNLKIAIDARMVARSGIGTCIQHWLKDVGYTIALGAPKDLVAYKMVPKHIPFICSIYGYKEQLKFPYRALYREKPDVLHIPHCNVPLFYRGKMVVTIHDLTHLIYPEFLPMKIVHWYFKFIFWFISKRADKIIVVSESTKRDLLRLYKTDESKIRVIPSGVGKEFVRKTPHEYDYLYKKFNIPRDKKILLYVGNLLPHKNLNGLLKGFAQMKGKENCRLIFVGKAFNGRTKATQEKELGIVDLTIHAGMVSQDDLVNFYNLADLFVLPSLYEGFGLPILEAFACGTPVACSNTSSMPEVGGNVANYFNPTDPASIADALEKSIDDKGKYDAEIDAWVSKFSWEDSAKKIRETIESLFL, via the coding sequence ATGAGCAATACCGGAAATAAGAATTTAAAAATCGCCATTGACGCCCGTATGGTCGCCCGTTCCGGTATCGGGACCTGCATTCAGCACTGGTTAAAAGACGTCGGTTACACGATCGCCCTTGGAGCTCCCAAAGATCTAGTCGCCTACAAAATGGTTCCCAAGCACATTCCGTTTATCTGCAGCATTTATGGCTACAAGGAACAGCTAAAATTCCCCTACCGTGCTCTATACCGCGAAAAACCTGACGTTTTGCACATTCCCCACTGCAACGTACCGCTGTTCTACCGCGGCAAAATGGTGGTGACAATCCACGACCTCACCCACTTGATTTACCCCGAATTCTTGCCGATGAAAATCGTGCATTGGTATTTCAAGTTCATCTTCTGGTTCATTAGCAAGCGAGCCGACAAGATTATCGTCGTTTCCGAGAGCACCAAACGAGACCTCTTGCGCCTATACAAGACCGACGAATCCAAGATAAGAGTCATCCCCTCTGGAGTCGGAAAAGAATTCGTCCGCAAGACTCCTCATGAGTACGACTACCTGTACAAGAAATTCAACATTCCCCGAGACAAGAAGATTCTGCTCTATGTCGGTAACTTGTTGCCACACAAGAATTTGAATGGATTACTCAAGGGTTTTGCCCAAATGAAGGGCAAAGAAAACTGCCGCCTGATTTTTGTCGGCAAGGCCTTTAACGGTCGCACCAAGGCAACCCAGGAAAAGGAATTGGGAATTGTAGACTTGACCATTCATGCCGGCATGGTCAGCCAGGACGACCTGGTGAATTTTTACAACCTGGCAGACCTGTTTGTGCTTCCCTCGCTGTACGAAGGATTCGGCCTGCCCATTCTCGAAGCATTCGCCTGTGGCACACCCGTGGCCTGCTCCAACACCTCGTCGATGCCCGAAGTCGGCGGCAACGTGGCCAACTACTTCAACCCCACCGACCCGGCAAGCATTGCTGACGCCCTTGAAAAATCGATTGACGACAAGGGGAAATACGACGCCGAAATTGACGCCTGGGTCTCCAAATTTTCTTGGGAAGATAGCGCCAAGAAAATCCGCGAAACAATAGAAAGTTTATTTCTTTAG
- a CDS encoding LamG-like jellyroll fold domain-containing protein, with protein MSQKMVKWLSASLVAMGAFLWGCSESDPAPDKIISNDGSVFQKNDSKNMWARIDELGIAGYFDSLSQDQGAPIIGGSALVNGRCAAPALAMDENTRYLDELESLFDEGEMVEGVCGKALKLQDGQVAPLGVNLIDSMKVGTVEFWFRPNEDFYDKARTLIGNDGARIHFFYKDGELYFQKNHHNLHYYVNGKAKLKDDWNLIAGQWGDGYMSVWVNGQLVAKVEHDKGYAPAMRGVPFENLVVIGYKSSCCMEGPGQYSAMTTSGSFDQFRISNITRYKMADDAVVEPDTLTSDTAVVDTLPKDSLVDDTLVNDTIVDDTILNIDTVPAPLEQPLWSLLAAQGSRYFENATAPVASAAVKKCVAPALVMDDSTLYLDELETVYREGESVDGVCGKAISLKSGEVAPTGINLVDAMAAGTVEFWFRPNDDFFEIARTLLGNDGARVHFFYKNGELYFQKNHHNKHFFVKGAVELKKDWNLIAGQWGNGSMSLWVNGEKVANMVHTEGYEAANRSNPYENLFVIGFKSDCCMEGPGQNEAMTTSGAYDQLRISNVVRYNSGDQSSVLEPDTTNVMDTTITVDTILTPVDTTATIDPITSSNSHDSAYVDSIDYTDTERYPLVVYDSLGRAAIFGIPFEDSKN; from the coding sequence ATGAGTCAAAAAATGGTGAAATGGCTTTCGGCTTCTTTGGTGGCTATGGGAGCCTTTCTTTGGGGATGTTCCGAATCGGATCCGGCTCCAGATAAGATAATCTCTAACGATGGTTCGGTATTCCAGAAAAACGACTCCAAGAATATGTGGGCTCGAATCGATGAATTGGGCATTGCCGGCTATTTCGATTCTCTTTCTCAAGACCAGGGGGCTCCCATTATCGGTGGCTCTGCCCTTGTGAATGGCCGTTGTGCCGCTCCGGCGCTTGCCATGGATGAAAATACCCGCTACTTGGACGAACTGGAATCGCTGTTTGACGAAGGCGAAATGGTCGAAGGTGTCTGCGGAAAAGCACTTAAGTTGCAAGATGGCCAGGTGGCCCCTCTCGGTGTGAACCTGATTGACTCCATGAAGGTCGGAACGGTAGAATTCTGGTTCCGCCCGAACGAAGACTTTTACGACAAGGCGCGTACCCTTATCGGTAACGATGGCGCCCGAATTCATTTCTTCTATAAAGATGGCGAACTCTATTTCCAGAAGAACCATCATAACTTGCATTACTATGTAAATGGCAAGGCAAAACTCAAGGATGACTGGAACCTGATTGCAGGCCAGTGGGGCGACGGCTACATGAGCGTGTGGGTTAACGGCCAGTTGGTTGCCAAGGTGGAACATGACAAGGGCTATGCTCCGGCTATGCGTGGAGTTCCGTTCGAAAATCTGGTGGTAATCGGTTACAAGTCTAGCTGCTGCATGGAAGGCCCTGGTCAGTATAGTGCCATGACCACTTCAGGTTCCTTCGACCAGTTCCGCATTTCCAATATTACGCGATACAAGATGGCTGATGATGCCGTTGTTGAACCTGATACTTTAACTTCCGATACGGCTGTTGTTGATACTTTACCGAAGGATTCGTTGGTGGATGACACCTTGGTTAACGATACGATTGTTGACGACACGATTTTGAATATCGATACGGTGCCCGCGCCTTTGGAACAACCGTTGTGGTCGCTGTTGGCGGCTCAGGGATCGCGCTACTTTGAAAATGCTACGGCTCCGGTGGCATCGGCTGCCGTTAAGAAGTGTGTCGCACCTGCTCTTGTAATGGACGATTCCACTCTTTATCTGGATGAACTTGAAACGGTCTACCGTGAAGGTGAATCGGTCGATGGCGTTTGCGGCAAGGCGATTTCCTTGAAGAGTGGTGAAGTCGCTCCGACAGGAATCAATCTGGTTGATGCGATGGCTGCCGGTACGGTTGAATTCTGGTTCCGCCCGAATGACGATTTCTTTGAAATCGCCCGTACGCTCCTCGGCAACGATGGCGCCCGCGTGCATTTCTTCTACAAGAATGGCGAACTTTATTTCCAGAAGAACCATCATAACAAGCACTTCTTTGTGAAGGGTGCCGTAGAACTGAAGAAGGATTGGAACCTGATTGCCGGTCAGTGGGGCAACGGCTCTATGAGCCTTTGGGTGAATGGCGAAAAGGTTGCCAATATGGTTCATACAGAAGGTTACGAAGCTGCCAACCGCAGTAATCCTTACGAAAACTTGTTCGTAATTGGATTTAAGTCGGACTGCTGCATGGAAGGTCCTGGTCAGAATGAAGCTATGACCACTTCCGGTGCGTATGACCAGCTGAGAATCTCGAATGTGGTTCGCTACAATTCTGGAGATCAGTCCTCGGTACTTGAACCGGATACAACGAATGTCATGGATACGACGATTACCGTGGATACGATTTTGACCCCAGTGGATACCACTGCGACGATTGATCCTATTACCTCTTCAAATTCTCATGATTCGGCTTATGTTGATTCGATAGACTATACAGACACGGAACGTTATCCGCTTGTCGTGTATGATTCTTTGGGTAGAGCGGCTATTTTTGGCATTCCCTTTGAAGATTCAAAAAATTAA